One segment of Aquimarina sp. BL5 DNA contains the following:
- a CDS encoding Crp/Fnr family transcriptional regulator, which translates to MISKVLDTYFPKLATMPELKAELVAISSIHTFDAGTVILRQGSYIKIIPLLISGLAKVFKEEQAHGNEVLLYYIKPGESCVMSVTTLIKNGTSKVKAVIEEDSEVVIIPADKALAIAKKYPKWNEFIYDLFNLKFEELLNVIEILTFSNKDTRLLEYLKKEAKLKGRNTLNTTHQHIAYDLGSSREVISRLLKKLEQEGFILLKQGAIELIDKG; encoded by the coding sequence TTGATCTCAAAAGTACTAGATACGTATTTCCCAAAGTTGGCAACAATGCCAGAATTAAAAGCGGAACTTGTAGCAATTAGCAGCATTCATACCTTTGATGCTGGAACCGTAATTTTAAGGCAAGGATCGTATATAAAGATAATTCCATTACTTATTTCTGGTTTGGCTAAGGTCTTTAAGGAAGAACAAGCTCACGGAAATGAAGTATTACTGTATTACATAAAACCTGGAGAAAGTTGCGTGATGTCAGTAACTACTTTGATTAAAAATGGAACAAGCAAAGTAAAAGCGGTTATCGAAGAAGATTCTGAAGTGGTAATTATTCCGGCAGATAAAGCACTTGCCATAGCAAAAAAGTATCCCAAGTGGAATGAGTTTATTTATGACCTTTTCAATCTTAAATTCGAAGAACTATTAAATGTTATAGAAATACTGACATTTTCTAACAAGGATACCAGATTATTAGAATATCTAAAAAAAGAAGCAAAGCTAAAAGGTCGTAATACGCTAAATACTACACACCAGCATATCGCCTATGATTTAGGCTCTTCTAGAGAAGTGATATCCAGATTACTAAAAAAACTAGAACAAGAAGGTTTTATACTTTTAAAACAAGGTGCGATAGAACTGATTGATAAAGGTTAA
- a CDS encoding bifunctional 2-polyprenyl-6-hydroxyphenol methylase/3-demethylubiquinol 3-O-methyltransferase UbiG, which yields MKHTEKLRKSIGNIDVYLLDQILKDRYSQNDKILDAGCGSGRNMHWFYKNRFTIYAVDKEIEQIEYLKLIYPDWSDQFSSASLEELPYRDDFFDHIICSAVLHFAVSTDHFKTMFSELLRVLKPSGSLFIRMTSDIGIENKGTHIGEGVYRLGDESYRFLLTKELLSLLMEEHQLSFLEPLKSTNVHDLRSISTLVLQKNA from the coding sequence ATGAAGCATACAGAGAAACTAAGAAAATCAATAGGAAATATAGATGTCTACTTATTAGATCAAATATTAAAAGATCGTTATTCACAAAACGATAAGATCCTTGATGCTGGTTGTGGAAGTGGTAGAAATATGCATTGGTTTTATAAAAATAGGTTTACCATATATGCTGTAGATAAAGAAATTGAGCAGATCGAATACCTAAAACTTATCTATCCCGACTGGAGCGATCAGTTTAGCAGTGCTTCATTAGAAGAATTGCCTTATCGCGATGATTTTTTTGATCATATCATCTGTAGTGCAGTGCTACATTTTGCAGTGAGTACTGATCATTTTAAAACTATGTTTTCAGAACTCTTACGTGTATTAAAACCTTCGGGAAGCTTATTTATACGAATGACGTCTGATATTGGAATTGAAAATAAAGGAACTCATATAGGAGAAGGTGTTTATAGACTAGGTGATGAGTCTTATCGATTTTTACTTACTAAAGAGTTATTATCGTTACTAATGGAAGAGCATCAATTATCATTTTTGGAACCTTTAAAATCTACAAATGTTCATGACCTTAGGTCTATATCTACTTTAGTACTTCAGAAAAATGCTTAA
- a CDS encoding rhodanese-like domain-containing protein, with amino-acid sequence MKIEQIYTGCLAQGAYYIESEGEVAIIDPLREVKPYIERTKNDGAKIKYIFETHFHADFVSGHVTLAKETGAEIIYGPNANPSFEATIATDGQEFILGNLTIIALHTPGHTMESTTYLLRDKNGKDHAIFSGDTLFLGDVGRPDLAQKAAHMTQEELAETLFDSLRNKIMPLADDVIVYPAHGAGSACGKNMMKETVDTLGNQKQMNYALRADMTKEEFVKEVTDGLLPPPQYFPLNVKMNKEGYEDIDEVLERGTKPLSPEEFEMLANETGAIILDVRHQKEYIKGHIPRSIFIGIQGGFAPWVGALIADVAQPILLVTPEGKEEETITRLSRVGFDKTLGYLEGGIEAWKKAGKEYDTISSITAEELKNKLKIEDTVVFDVRKETEFVAEHLDKANNSPLDVINDYLNDFPEDKSFYIHCAGGYRSVIAASILKSRGIHNLIDVAGGFSAMKEAGIETTAYVCPSTLK; translated from the coding sequence ATGAAGATAGAACAAATATATACAGGATGTCTTGCACAAGGCGCTTATTATATAGAGAGTGAAGGAGAGGTGGCGATTATAGACCCACTTAGAGAAGTAAAGCCATATATAGAAAGGACAAAGAATGATGGAGCGAAAATCAAATATATTTTCGAAACGCATTTTCACGCTGATTTTGTGAGTGGGCATGTAACTTTGGCTAAAGAAACTGGAGCAGAGATTATTTATGGACCAAATGCTAATCCGTCTTTCGAGGCCACTATTGCAACGGATGGACAGGAGTTTATTTTAGGAAATCTTACAATAATAGCATTACATACTCCAGGACATACAATGGAAAGTACCACGTATTTGTTGAGAGATAAAAACGGTAAAGATCACGCTATTTTTAGTGGTGATACGTTGTTTTTAGGAGATGTAGGCCGTCCTGATTTAGCACAAAAAGCTGCTCATATGACTCAGGAAGAACTGGCAGAAACATTGTTCGACAGCTTACGAAATAAAATAATGCCTTTGGCTGATGATGTAATCGTATATCCCGCTCATGGAGCAGGCTCTGCTTGTGGTAAAAATATGATGAAAGAAACGGTGGACACTTTAGGGAATCAGAAACAAATGAATTATGCCTTACGTGCGGATATGACCAAAGAAGAATTTGTAAAAGAAGTAACTGATGGTTTGTTACCACCCCCACAATATTTTCCTTTAAATGTGAAGATGAATAAAGAGGGATATGAAGATATAGACGAAGTTCTGGAAAGAGGAACCAAACCATTATCACCAGAAGAATTCGAAATGTTGGCTAATGAAACAGGCGCTATTATATTGGATGTAAGACATCAAAAAGAATATATAAAAGGTCATATTCCGAGATCTATATTTATTGGAATCCAAGGGGGGTTTGCTCCTTGGGTAGGAGCGCTAATTGCTGATGTAGCGCAACCTATTTTATTAGTAACTCCAGAAGGTAAGGAAGAAGAAACCATTACCCGATTATCTCGTGTAGGGTTTGATAAAACACTAGGATATCTGGAAGGAGGAATAGAAGCCTGGAAAAAAGCAGGAAAAGAGTATGACACCATATCATCGATAACCGCCGAGGAACTTAAAAATAAATTGAAAATAGAAGATACAGTAGTTTTTGATGTGAGAAAAGAAACTGAATTTGTTGCTGAGCATTTGGATAAGGCTAATAATTCACCATTGGATGTTATAAATGATTATCTGAACGATTTTCCAGAAGATAAATCATTCTATATACACTGTGCTGGTGGATATAGATCAGTAATTGCTGCGTCTATATTAAAAAGTAGAGGTATACATAATCTTATTGATGTGGCTGGAGGCTTTTCTGCAATGAAGGAAGCTGGCATAGAAACGACAGCATATGTATGTCCAAGTACGCTAAAATAA
- a CDS encoding rhodanese-like domain-containing protein — translation MTLLLFSVSTVFSQEVFRNTKPDTTIENEKIIIVDINTIKEKVIDKDVQFVDIRTPKEYNDGYIDDAINISIADKEKFIAAFEKLNKEQPVYIYCYSGWRSNRAAKLLVSLGFNKIYDFKGGYKVWSEHPKR, via the coding sequence TTGACTCTGTTGTTATTTAGCGTTTCGACTGTTTTTTCGCAAGAAGTTTTCAGAAATACAAAACCCGATACTACAATAGAGAACGAAAAAATCATCATTGTAGATATCAATACAATAAAAGAAAAAGTAATAGATAAAGATGTTCAGTTTGTGGATATTCGTACTCCTAAAGAGTATAACGATGGATATATTGATGATGCAATCAATATTAGTATTGCGGATAAAGAAAAATTTATTGCAGCGTTCGAAAAACTGAATAAAGAACAACCTGTTTATATTTATTGTTATTCTGGCTGGAGAAGCAATAGGGCTGCTAAGTTGTTAGTCTCTTTAGGCTTTAATAAAATATATGATTTTAAAGGCGGATATAAAGTCTGGAGTGAACATCCCAAAAGATAG